In the genome of Candidatus Chlamydia corallus, the window ATACAGATACTACGCCAGTCCAAAAGGAGAAATTCCCCATGAACTCGCTATAATCATTCATATTAGGATACTGCATTTTAAGCTGACTTTTCCAAGTCACTTCGATTAAGTTAATGCAAATGCCATAGGAGATAACCAAGAGAGCTAGTAGAAGAATATAAGGAGATTTAGCCAGATAGAGGAAGCTATCTTTCATATTCATTTTAGGTTTAGCACCTTTTTTGGCTTTCTGCATTTCTTCTGGATTATAAAAGCGAGGATCTGTGAGAACATGTCTGTTGATCCACCAATAGCTTGCCATAAGGATAAGCCCAGAGACAATAGTCATGGTCATTAAAATGCGTAGAGAGAATCCCCATGGATCTACTCCCTCGGAAACAGTAGCTCTAAGTTTGGAAGCCCAAACAATAGCACGACCAGAAGCCAATAAAGCAACGTTCGCTCCAATACCAAAAAGAGCATAAAAGCGTTTTGCTTCATGAATTTTAGTAATTTCATTAGCAAATCCCCAGAACATTAGAGATAGCATAACACTTCCCCAGAGTTCTGCGAGAACGTAAAATGCAGCAAATGTCCAGTTGCGTAAAATAGCAACTAGTCCTAGTAAGCCTGAGGGGAGGGTAGCTTGTAGGCGATCAGCAAAATCTGTGGGGTGTAAAGCATTTCGCAAAGGATAAATCACAGTTGGGAACAAAGCGAAAAAAAGTAAAAATGGGGTTACCACTGTGTAAAATAAAGATTGTTTACTTAAAATGTTACTTAGCTTTGCATAAATAAGCATAAAGATAACGGCGCAGGGGACAACAAGCCAGAACTTGATGAAAGGAATGGCCTCTGCACCAGAGCCAGGAGCTCCGACAATAAGAGTGTCTTTTGTATCGCGTAACACCGTATAGTTAAATGTAATACAGAAGAACATTAGGAACATTGGCAAAACTTTCTTCAGCTCGTGCGCGTGTATTGGCCATAGGAAAGAGCGCAATTTTCCAAAAGGTTTTTCTTCGGTTTTTGTCATATTTTACCCTCTGAAATACTTTTATTTTCTATTCTGATAGTTTTTAATTTCGTTGTGGATTAGCTTAAACCGTTTCCATTTCGAAAGACCTTATAATATACCATCTTTTTGCTCTATTGACAAGAGGAAAGGGGTGTCTCTAAGGGATAAAACTTCTTAGGCGACTTTATTGCCAAGTCGCCTATAAAATTTATTTTTTAATTAAACGAAAGGAGAGGCGGTTTCAAGGTTGGGAGAGCTTACTGCTTTTACAGCTTCCACGTAGGCATTCCATAACTCTACGCTCACTATGCCGTTGCGAATAGAACGAATTAACTCTCTTTTTAAAGAGGTCAACGGCTTTTTAGGGCTAAAACGAGCTAAGAGATCTTTATCTCCAACTTGTCTTGCCAATTCTAAAACACGTTCAATATCTGTTTTAGTAAAATTAATAAAGTCTCGACGTTTTTTAGAACCTCTAGGAGCTCTGGGCTTAGGATTAATTGTACGTGGAGTCTCCGATTCTAAAATAAATGTTTTTAACATTTTTAAGAGTTGCTCAGGAGCAGCGCTTTTCATTTTCTTTAGAGTAAAATGATGCATATAACCGCCACTAGGGCCTGGCAGATAGCGACATAGATCATTTTCTTTGTTTCCGCAGACTTTTTTAATAGCTTTGCCGATCAATTTGTCTATTTCTTCTTTTATATTTGATTGTTCTACGGCCATGAAACCCACCTTTTATAATTGATGCTTACATATTTTATAAGAAAGAATGTGGCATACTTTCAATTTAATGTTTAGAGAAATAAAATTAAAGCGCTGTTTAATCAATCAGCGAACATAAGTTATATTGCAATTTCTCCTTTTTGCAATATTTTTCCTCTCAGGATCTTTTTGTTTCTTAACAAAACTCAAAAAATAAAAATCATAAAGCAAAGAAGATTTTTTCTATAACATTTTATTTTCTCATAAAACAAACGAATTTTCTAATTTTCTTAAACTATCCTCAACAAAAATATTTCTTTCGTTTCTATTAGTTGTGTTTCTTGAAGAATAAAATATCTTTTGAATGGAACTTATTTTTCTGTTATTTTCCTCTTTCGTTAGTTTCTGGGACCAAAATATAAATAATAAATCTTTTAGATAAGGTGATAGCTTTGATGTTTAATTTGGCTCTTTAAGTGGTTTGTAATGAAGTTTAAAAATGTCTCTGGAGGGGAGATGCGAATGACATATATAGTTAAAGTAATGCGTTGGGTTTGCTGTTTGGCTGCATGTGGTATGATTTTTGGGTGTACAAATCCTCAACGTCAGCATCCAGATTCACGTCCTTGTGTGCTATCCATGAATCGCATGATTTATGATTGTGTTGAAAGAATTATCGGGGATAGACTTACTAATCTTGTTTTGATTGAAGGATCACTAGATCCTCATTTGTATGAGATGGTCAAGGGAGATGAGGATAAGATTGCTGCAAGTGCTGTAATTTTTTGTAATGGTCTTGGTCTAGAGCATACGTTAAGTTTGCGAAAGCATATAGAAAATAATCCCAATAGTATTAATTTAGGGGAGCGTTTGATAGCTCGTGGGGTATTTGTTCCTCTAGAAGAAGATGGCATTTGTGACCCTCATATCTGGATGGATCTTTCTATTTGGAAGGAAGCGGTCATAGAAATCACAGAAGTTCTTT includes:
- the npt1 gene encoding NTP/NDP exchange transporter Npt1 is translated as MTKTEEKPFGKLRSFLWPIHAHELKKVLPMFLMFFCITFNYTVLRDTKDTLIVGAPGSGAEAIPFIKFWLVVPCAVIFMLIYAKLSNILSKQSLFYTVVTPFLLFFALFPTVIYPLRNALHPTDFADRLQATLPSGLLGLVAILRNWTFAAFYVLAELWGSVMLSLMFWGFANEITKIHEAKRFYALFGIGANVALLASGRAIVWASKLRATVSEGVDPWGFSLRILMTMTIVSGLILMASYWWINRHVLTDPRFYNPEEMQKAKKGAKPKMNMKDSFLYLAKSPYILLLALLVISYGICINLIEVTWKSQLKMQYPNMNDYSEFMGNFSFWTGVVSVFIMLFVGGNVIRKFGWLTGALVTPVMVLLTGIVFFALVIFRGQASGLVAMFGTTPLMLAVIVGAIQNILSKSTKYALFDSTKEMAYIPLDQEQKVKGKAAIDVVAARFGKSGGALIQQGLLVICGSIGAMTPYLAVILLFIIAIWLVSATKLNKLFLVQSALKEQEVAQEEAASIQTRTQEDSATASASS